One Bacillota bacterium genomic window, AATCCAGAAAAGGAAGAGATGGCAAGAATTACAAACTTTGAAAAGAAGAAAGGTACACTACGGGATGTCATAGCAGCTGCTGATGTGTTTATAGGGCTATCTGCTCCCAGAATAGTGACGAAGGAAATGGTGAAGAGCATGGCTAAGGACCCTATAATTTTTGCTATGGCAAACCCTGTGCCTGAAATAATGCCAGATGAAGCCAGGGAAGCTGGTGCGGTGGTAGTGGGAACAGGGAGATCAGATTTTGCAAACCAGATAAACAACGTGCTGGCATTCCCGGGAATATTTAGGGGAGCTCTGGATGTAAGGGCAAGGGATATCAATGATGAGATGAAGATAGCGGCAGCTAAAGCTATAGCTTCATTAGTAAGTGATGAGGAGTTAAATCCTGAGTATATTATACCAGCACCATTTGACATGAGAGTTGGAAAGGCAGTCGCGGAAGCAGTTGCTAAAGCTGCCAGAGAATCAGGTGTAGCAAGGTAATTAACATTGAAGGTGAATGAAATGAGTAGGAAGTATGTAATTACCCTTGACCAGGGTACAACCAGTTCAAGAGCTATTATTTTTGATTCTGAAGGTAGAGTTATTGGTTCTGTCAGTAAGGAACAATCACAAATTTACCCGAATCCAGGTTGGGTAGAACACGATCCGGAGGAGATATGGCAAAATCAAATAGAAGTAATGATAGAAGTACTTGAGAAGTGTAGTGTTAATGCGAAAGATATCCTAGCCATTGGTGTAACCAACCAACGAGAAACAGTTTTGTTATGGGATAAAAACACAGGTAAACCTGTATATAATGCTATTGTTTGGCAGTGTAGAAGGACTGCAGGAATTTGTGAACAGCTTAAAAAGGACGGACTAGCAGAAGAAGTGCGCAAAAAGACAGGCCTAGTAATAGATGCCTATTTCTCAGGAACAAAAATAAAATGGGTTCTTGAAAATATCCCGGGTGTGAGAGAAGAAGCAATAAAAGGAAACATTTGTGCAGGTACCATTGATACATGGCTTATATGGAAGCTTACAGGTGGGAAGGTACATGCTACCGACTTCTCAAATGCTTCAAGGACAATGTTGTTTAACATAAATACACTTAAATGGGATGATGAGCTCCTTAAGATGTTAAATATTCCTGAGGTTATTCTCCCGGAAGTTAAGCCTTCGTGTACTATATTTGGTTACACGGATAGCAAAATTCTAGGCAAAGAAATACCTATAGCATCTGTCATTGGAGATCAGCAAGCTGCTTTGTTTGGTCAGATATGTTTTGAAGAAGGTATGGCTAAAAAT contains:
- the glpK gene encoding glycerol kinase GlpK; the protein is MSRKYVITLDQGTTSSRAIIFDSEGRVIGSVSKEQSQIYPNPGWVEHDPEEIWQNQIEVMIEVLEKCSVNAKDILAIGVTNQRETVLLWDKNTGKPVYNAIVWQCRRTAGICEQLKKDGLAEEVRKKTGLVIDAYFSGTKIKWVLENIPGVREEAIKGNICAGTIDTWLIWKLTGGKVHATDFSNASRTMLFNINTLKWDDELLKMLNIPEVILPEVKPSCTIFGYTDSKILGKEIPIASVIGDQQAALFGQICFEEGMAKNTYGTGCFLLMNTGRKAVLSKNNLLTTIAWGIENEVDYALEGSAFIGGAIIQWLRDGLKIIKTAKECDELAERVNDTKGVYFVPAFVGMGTPYWDMYTRGAILGLVREVTREHIARAALESIAYQVKDIVECMKEDAHCDIKSLKVDGGASVSNVMLQFQSDILRVNVYRPKVVETTALGAAFMAGLHIGMWSSKEEISKRWTADRVFTPQMNEEYCKKLYKGWKKAVERSLKWVEE